Proteins encoded in a region of the Zea mays cultivar B73 chromosome 4, Zm-B73-REFERENCE-NAM-5.0, whole genome shotgun sequence genome:
- the LOC109945631 gene encoding uncharacterized protein has protein sequence MVMFKFQPLSSPCAKFHAHLTLPALDAAEAPCASCLFVSLAGYTEDAFGLLVLLLVREKEPVVPPLSSSLRTSRSVASAAPAQSLADFCKDSSFSAAHGSTCPVPTITLDLKKSLKILQVLCYS, from the exons ATGGTCATGTTCAAATTCCAACCACTTAGCAGCCCATGCGCTAAGTTCCATGCGCATTTGACGCTTCCTGCCTTAGACGCTGCTGaagctccatgcgcttcctgcctCTTCGTCAGCCTTGCTGGTTACACAGAAGACGCATTTGGCTTGTTGGTGCTGCTCCTCGTGCGAGAGAAGGAGCCAGTAGTGCCACCACTGTCCAGCAGCTTGAGGACTTCAAGGTCGGTGGCTAGTGCAGCCCCCGCCCAAAGCTTAGCTGACTTCTGCAAGGATTCCTCCTTTTCAGCTGCACATG GTTCGACATGCCCCGTGCCTACTATCACTCTCGATTTGAAGAAGAGTCTCAAGATTCTGCAAGTGTTGTGTTACTCCTAA